Proteins found in one Deltaproteobacteria bacterium HGW-Deltaproteobacteria-18 genomic segment:
- a CDS encoding acyl-CoA thioesterase gives MTLEENTGRQPRGLLVLRTLAMPKDTNPSGDIFGGWILAQMDVAGGLMASEVSKGRTVTVSVEKMSFDKPVRMGDTICVHAELMHVGNSSMDIKLEVWARQLVGAYEAQRQLVTEGVFRYVAVDENRRPRRVPDNPSFFTR, from the coding sequence ATGACGTTGGAAGAAAATACCGGACGACAGCCCCGCGGATTACTGGTCCTTCGCACCCTGGCCATGCCCAAGGACACCAATCCCAGCGGTGACATTTTCGGCGGATGGATTCTGGCCCAGATGGACGTGGCCGGGGGACTCATGGCCTCGGAGGTTTCCAAGGGACGGACCGTGACGGTCAGTGTGGAGAAGATGAGCTTCGACAAGCCGGTGCGCATGGGCGACACGATCTGCGTGCATGCAGAGCTTATGCATGTGGGCAACTCGTCCATGGACATCAAGCTTGAGGTCTGGGCGAGGCAGCTGGTTGGCGCGTACGAGGCCCAGCGCCAGCTGGTGACCGAAGGGGTGTTCCGGTATGTGGCCGTGGATGAAAACCGCCGTCCACGCAGGGTTCCCGACAATCCGAGTTTTTTCACCAGATGA